In Silene latifolia isolate original U9 population chromosome X, ASM4854445v1, whole genome shotgun sequence, the following proteins share a genomic window:
- the LOC141618740 gene encoding protein FAR-RED ELONGATED HYPOCOTYL 3-like has product MQKITDKVGSTLYKDTDFLTRFNTIVWDSDLEPFEFKEKWQKRISDFQLEDNDWLSTMFTDRNHWSPAYLRDLPMSCILRTTKLHYSNTITEVKAAIPCGVVDFDKEDNLRIIFVEDAESNRTFKVTFNLSTTDAECAFKLFERIGLLCRYIVWVYKGKGIRQIPSKYILDH; this is encoded by the exons atgcaAAAGATCACAGACAAAGTGGGTTCAACACTCTACAAAGACACTGACTTTCTTACTCGTTTCAACACTATCGTCTGGGACTCTGATTTGGAACCATTTGAGTTTAAAGAAAAGTGGCAGAAACGTATTTCAGATTTTCAACTGGAAGATAATGACTGGTTATCTACAATGTTCACTGACCGAAACCATTGGAGTCCTGCCTACCTTCGTGACCTTCCCATGAGCTGCATATTAAGAACAACAAA ATTACATTACAGTAACACCATTACA GAAGTAAAGGCTGCTATACCATGTGGTGTCGTTGACTTTGACAAGGAAGACAATCTGCGGATAATTTTTGTGGAAGATGCAGAATCAAACAGAACTTTCAAGGTGACATTCAACCTTTCAACCACGGATGCAGAATGTGCTTTCAAACTCTTCGAAAGAATAGGGTTACTTTGCAGATATATTGTGTGGGTGTACAAGGGCAAAGGAATTCGGCAAATACCAAGCAAGTACATTTTAGATCATTGA